TCCGACCCCCGGAAGGTTCTGGCACTGTCCCAGGCGGTGCATACCATTTCGTTAATGCTCAGACCACTGGCGGCAATTCTGTCCTTCACGGACTGAACATCATAGTTGGCATTCCCGACGGGAATTGGATCCTGCCAGATCAGGTCTTCTTGCGGCACATTGGGGCCAATGTAACGCGCCTTCGGTCCCATATCCCGGTGGGTCAGTTTGAACCAGGCCCGCGCAAAAACATCAGCGAAGTAGTCGGGGTCATGGTAGAACCGCTCGGAAATCTTCCGATATTCGGGATCCATCTTCATGGCCATGTCGGCATCAGTCATGACCAGGTTGCGGCGGATCGTGGGGTCTTCTACATCGAGGGGTTTGTCTTCTTCTTTGACGTTGATGGGTTCCCACTGCCACGCACCTGCCGGACTCTTCTTCAGTTCCCAGTCATAATTCAACAGCATGTGGAAATAACCGTTGTCCCATCGGGTGGGATAGGTCGTCCATGCCCCTTCAATGCCGCTGGTCACGGTATCGCGCCCAATGCCGCGATGGGTCTTGTTACGCCACCCCAAGCCCTGTTCTTCGACATCGGCGGCTTCGGGTTCCGCACCGAGCAATGCAGCATCGCCGTTACCGTGGCATTTGCCCACCGTGTGGCCACCTGCGGTAAGGGCGACGGTTTCCTCGTCGTTCATGGCCATGCGGGCAAAGGTCACGCGCACATCATGAGCGGTCTTGAGTGGGTCGGGATTACCGTCCACACCTTCGGGGTTAACGTAGATCAACCCCATCATCACGGCAGCCAGCGGATTTTCCAGATCCCGCTCACCGGAATAGCGGCTGTTGGGATTGTTGCTGGGGGCGAGCCATTCCTTCTCGGACCCCCAGTAAATATCTTTTTCAGGATGCCAAATATCTTCCCGTCCAAAGGCGAAGCCAAAGGTCTTTAGCCCCATAGATTCATAGGCGATGGTGCCAGCGTAGGCAATCAGATCCGCCCAACTGAGCTGGTTGCCATATTTCTTCTTGATGGGCCAGAGCAGACGGCGCGCTTTGTCCAGGTTGACGTTATCTGGCCAGGAGTTGATGGGCGCAAAACGCTGATTGCCGGTACCCGCACCACCGCGACCATCCGCGATCCGATAGGTACCCGCTGCATGCCAGGACATGCGGATCATCAGACCCCCATAGTGGCCCCAGTCCGCTGGCCACCATTCCTGGCTGTCCGTCATTAGCGCGTACAGGTCTTGCTTGAGTGCGGCTACGTCGAGTTCCTTAACCGCTTCCCGATAGTTGAAGTCCGCTCCCATCGGATTGGTCTTGCTATCGTGCTGATGCAGAATATCGAGGTTAAGTGCCTTGGGCCACCATTCCATGTTTGACATGCTGGTTGCCGTAACACCGCCATGCATCACCGGACATTTGCCACTGATGGTTGTCGTACTGCCATTCATATTCAATTTCCTTTTGTAATTTGATATATTTATCTTTATTGTCATGCATAGTGTTATGCATAAGACAATATGTTTACCTAAAGTTGTTACCACTTTCGATGACAACCAGTTTGTTCAAAACACATAACGATCGCGCTCACCGGACGCAGATAACCTTTGCAACTGAACCGACCATATTGTTACGTTCCGGTGCAGCGCGGTTTATGGGGAGACGGGATAATTCTGACCCAGGAGACGACTATGCATTGGGCGACAGTTTTGATGTCTACTAACATATCGCATCGCTCCTGAGACCAGATACACCGAGTTCTGAAGAAAGACTTAAAGTCAAAGAAGGAGAGAATCTGCCAATGCTAGGAGACGACTATGCAGCGGGCGTCAGTGGATGACTACTAACATATCGTATCGCTCCTTTCATTCATCTAACAGTGCCCTAACGAATGCTCAGGGAACAAGGACAATACCTTCTCCATAATCTTTTCGCTGGCACGATTAGTGGCAGACTCTCCGACACAACAAAAACACCTTCAATCTAACACAATGAAACTGTCTCAAATCACTACCCCATTTGCTGCCTATATTGGCATTGACTGGGCTGATCGCAAGCACGATATCAGCCTCTATGATTGTCAGSAGCAGAGTTGGAGCTACACCACGATTCAGTCTACCCCTCAAGCTATTGCCGATTGGGTCAACCAGCTTCGTCAGCAATATGGGGAAACCCAATTACTGGTGGGATTAGAGCAAAAACGGGGACCCTTGCTCTATGGCTTATGCCAATACGACAATCTAGTTTTAGTGCCAATTAATCCGCGCACCGTCGCCAATTACCGCAAAGCCTTTCAACCCTCACGGGCCAAATCAGATCCCATTGATGCCAAGCGTCGAACTGATGCAGCGGCACAGCGATAAGCTCGACATTTGGGTGGCAGGTTGTCCAAAACATCGGGAATTGCGCCAGTGGGTAGAGTCTCGGCGTATGTTAGTCGGCGAGAAAGTGCGTCTGACCAATCGCATTACTGCTGCTCTCAAGTCCTACTATCCGCAAGTGCTCGATTGGTTTGAGGATAAACATACGATCGCCTTTTGTGAATTTCTCGAACAATTCCCCAATTTAGAATCGGCGCAGACAGCAACATCTGAAGCMTTAAAGCAATTYTTTCGGTCTCATCACATCATCCGTAACGCGACGATTCAACGTCGCACTCAGCAAATTCAGGAWGCGGGACCCCCTCTGACCCAAGATGCRGCGATCATCCAACCTGCGCAAGCCTTGACCCAAGGGCTGGTGGCATTGCTCAAAGTCGTCTTGCAACAACTGATTAAATTTGAAGCCCAGATTGAATCGCTATTTACCTCCTTGCCTGATGCTGAACTATTTCGAACACTTCCTGGCGCAGGTCCCCATTTAGCTCCTCGACTTCTCGCAGCCTTTGGCGAAGATAGAAGCCGATTTGATTGTGCCCAATCGTTCATGAGCTATATCGGTATTGCTCCTGTCAAAGAAGAGAGCGGCAAGAAGCATTGGGTCCACTGGCGATGGTCTTGTCCAATTTTCTTAAGGCAAACCTTTGTTGAGTGGGTTGATCACGCCAGGATGCACTCTGCTTGGTCACAGGCATTCTAAGTAGTCAGGAGGAATTAAATATAAAACGTTCCAGGGAGTAATTGCCCCTACTACTACGAGCTTGCATTCCCTCGATGATCGCATCGGCTAAATCAACTTCATGCTCAAACATCCGCCCAGCAATTTCATGGGTTTTGAGTTGATGCCACTGCTCCTCGATCCGATTCATCTCAGAACAGTAGGGTGGCAACCAGAAGAGGAACAATCCTTGGGCTTGCCACTTGAGCCATTGTTGCTGAGCCAGACGACTGGTATGGGCAGAGCCATTATCTTGAACAACTACCGTTAATCKCCCCGTTTGAGCCAGGGTAACAGATGCCTTCTCGGCAATCCAGTCCATGACTTGGACATATTAACCCGGCAATTGAAGAGCCGACAGGATGAGAGGCAGAATCGATAGAATCAGA
Above is a window of Leptolyngbya sp. 'hensonii' DNA encoding:
- a CDS encoding transposase; this translates as MPSVELMQRHSDKLDIWVAGCPKHRELRQWVESRRMLVGEKVRLTNRITAALKSYYPQVLDWFEDKHTIAFCEFLEQFPNLESAQTATSEALKQFFRSHHIIRNATIQRRTQQIQXAGPPLTQDAAIIQPAQALTQGLVALLKVVLQQLIKFEAQIESLFTSLPDAELFRTLPGAGPHLAPRLLAAFGEDRSRFDCAQSFMSYIGIAPVKEESGKKHWVHWRWSCPIFLRQTFVEWVDHARMHSAWSQAF
- the katG gene encoding catalase/peroxidase HPI, which encodes MNGSTTTISGKCPVMHGGVTATSMSNMEWWPKALNLDILHQHDSKTNPMGADFNYREAVKELDVAALKQDLYALMTDSQEWWPADWGHYGGLMIRMSWHAAGTYRIADGRGGAGTGNQRFAPINSWPDNVNLDKARRLLWPIKKKYGNQLSWADLIAYAGTIAYESMGLKTFGFAFGREDIWHPEKDIYWGSEKEWLAPSNNPNSRYSGERDLENPLAAVMMGLIYVNPEGVDGNPDPLKTAHDVRVTFARMAMNDEETVALTAGGHTVGKCHGNGDAALLGAEPEAADVEEQGLGWRNKTHRGIGRDTVTSGIEGAWTTYPTRWDNGYFHMLLNYDWELKKSPAGAWQWEPINVKEEDKPLDVEDPTIRRNLVMTDADMAMKMDPEYRKISERFYHDPDYFADVFARAWFKLTHRDMGPKARYIGPNVPQEDLIWQDPIPVGNANYDVQSVKDRIAASGLSINEMVCTAWDSARTFRGSDKRGGANGARIRLTPQKDWEGNEPARLAKVLAVLEGIAADTGASVADVIVLAGNVAIEQAAKAAGFDITVPFSPGRGDATDEMTDAESFEPLEPIHDGYRNWLKQDYAVSAEELMLDRTQLMGLTAPEMTVLVGGMRVLGTNYGGTKHGVFTDREGVLTNDFFVNLTDMNYLWKPAGNNLYEICDRKTDQVKWTATRVDLVFGSNSILRAYAEVYAQDDNKEKFVQDFVAAWTKVMNADRFDLA
- a CDS encoding transposase, which produces MDWIAEKASVTLAQTGRLTVVVQDNGSAHTSRLAQQQWLKWQAQGLFLFWLPPYCSEMNRIEEQWHQLKTHEIAGRMFEHEVDLADAIIEGMQARSSRGNYSLERFIFNSS
- a CDS encoding transposase, which gives rise to MKLSQITTPFAAYIGIDWADRKHDISLYDCQZQSWSYTTIQSTPQAIADWVNQLRQQYGETQLLVGLEQKRGPLLYGLCQYDNLVLVPINPRTVANYRKAFQPSRAKSDPIDAKRRTDAAAQR